atgtgtgttggtgtatCTGTGATGGTTTATCCGAAATGAACGTGAAGCGCTAAACAATcgataaaataaattcaatttgaaaacGTTTGGCAAGACATTAGCATTTTTAGCCAGTGCTAGCTAACGCCGACGGCCGCGAACTcccttgaaaacattttggttgATTGAGAAAGACCTGGCCACTTACCAGTCCATCTGTTAACTTGATACGAGCTTCACATAATATAGCTGTGGGGATCCAGATGTATTTTGAAGCTAACTACTGGTTAGCTAGCCATTTGTTTGAGCTGGCTAAACGTTGACGTTACTCGGCGATTTTCACAAATTCACATAAAACAGGCATCTCCACGtaagattgattgattgtttttacgCCTCATAACAGTATCACAGCTAATATCCAACCTAGGCAACTTTATAGTATGTGTcataattgtgatttttttttttttaatgttcccCTTCAGGATTAACAGAAATATCTGAACAGGATGGGTGAGTAATATGTACCTTTCCagatattaattaattatttcgTAACATGTTCTGTTCACATCATAGTGTGTCGGGTCACAGGGGGTTCGATTGTTACTCTCCTTCATTTGTAATTAAAGTTACTGGCGTCCAAACAGCTggtcaaatgtgtgtgtgcatgtgtggtatTTAAGCATTTGTCCTGCACCTGTCTGAGATTGTCAGTTTGCTTCACAGATGGGGAAGAGAGAACCTACGGCGGCTGTGAAGGGCCAGATGCCATGTATGTAAAGTTGATCTCTTCGGATGGCCATGAGTTTATTGTGAAAAGAGAACACGCCTTGACATCTGGGACCATCAAAGCCATGTTAAGCGGGCCAGGTGAGGACTTGGGCAAAGTAGTCAAAGTATAGAAAACAGCTGTAATGTCCCATAATGGTGTAAATATCTTAGCTGTGTATAAGGGGTAGAGCGATTAtcagtttcagtcatttatctATCAGATTGCAGATAaactaaacaaatgtaaaactgtgccactttggctctgatgcaaaaTCCCCCCACACAACATCCCACAccacaacaatatctgattggaaacactgaatcatctgaatctacaaagtaactaataactaaagttatcaaataaatgtagtggagaggaagaataaagcagcagaaaatggaagtaGTGCAAATGAATATCActccaaaataataataataatgtacaGATTAATAAACTCCTCAATACACCCAGTGTTTATTGGTTAATGAAATCCAGTTTGAGCTGAAATTATATAAAATGCAGCAAGGTGATACACTGTCAAAGCTGTCAGAAGTAAGTGGGGAATTGCTCAAAGTGTTGTCAGTCCAGATTCCTATCATTGTTTTTAACCTGTTtaaatcacacatacacatgatgtgcatcacaaaacacagttgtagaaataggattttttttcatgaatctGCTTACttatgataaaatgttttcttacctAGCATGGTGTAAGTGTGATTTGATATTTCTGGGGAGAAGTAGCTTCTGCGTCCTCTAAAATTTGCCATATATCATGTTTCCCCTTGATAACCATGTTGGCTTGCCTCCTATTACGGTGTGCATAAGGCTGGATATGGAACGTGTACGTTggtgatgtttttctttattaagATTTATAATGTTGTGGGGGTTGagcctgctgttgtttttattggtgTTTACTTAGTTCTTGCTGTCCAGGTGGTGGCACTATGCTCCCTCCATACAACTGTTACCGTTAGACTCAATCAAACATCcaattcatcatttcatctcCTGACTCTCGCTGTAACTCTGCCACTGCAGGTCAGTTTGCTGAGAACGAAACCAACGAAGTGAACTTCAGGGAGATTCCGTCTCACGTCCTGTCCAAGGTCTGCATGTACTTCACCTACAAAGTCCGCTACACCAACAGCTCCACAGAAATACCCGAATTCCCCATCGCTCCGGAGATCGCACTGGAACTGCTCATGGCTGCAAACTTTTTGGATTGCTAAAGTTATGGAGATAATGTAGCAGCTTACAACacttttagatttttttttgaatatttaaattgtttttgccATTTACATCACATgaaacttttttcattttgcacctGGCTTTTTCTGTCATAATTTTAATAgtattaaagcatttaattttaatgttataAATGGATATGGCAGGCTTCATTACTTGCCCcagaatgtgacaaatgttCCCCTGCCCCATACATATttcctcacctctccagctgaaTAAAAACCTGTTTGGTGAGCACTTTGTTGACAgttgctgtgttgtttcttATGAAGTACAGAACTGTAGTAGTACTGACTTTACAtacaaaaaatgtcagtgtggtcACATGTTCCTTTGTCCTATATCTTACTACAAATACAGAACACAGTCTCTTGTTGAGCTATTATCTCGCTTATCGTGTTGCCCCTTGCGTCAGCCATATCAGGTGGGAGCTGCTATCACATTACAGTTACCATTGGCCAAAAGATTCagggtttgttttatttctgcagaAACCTTAGAAGGCTAGGTCAAATTACACTGCAGCTGAATAAAATGTTCTAAAACTGCTGATGTATTAATACATTCCTACCGATCCTGTGCTTGAGATGATCTGGCTTTTTTATACACAAAGTGGAGTAATTAGACACAAGGTTTTAACTCACATTTTTTAGCTTCTGATGACTTTGTTAAGCCTCATTCATCCATTTAAACTGTAATCAAAGATTGATAGCAAACAGCATGGTAATATGGTGAATCAGGGAATACGggcttttaaatatttcacttaaACGCAAACCAAGACgtaaaaaagacaataaaatgaatagtGTTTGGTGGGACTGGATCACGGTTGTCAGGCTCCATCCTTGAGCAGAGGTCATCGACCCTCCTCCCCTGATGTCACATGTGACCTCAGCGGCTTGTTTACGCGACGTGCATTCCTAGACTTTATTACATAATGTGGTAAAACTCCTAAATGGTCCGTGGAGGATGTGAAACGGAGTGGGAGGTGAGCAGGCTCTGGGCTCTGACAGCGCACATCACTGGATTGTTTTCGTCTGTCAAAACAACTTCTCCTCTCACGTGACTCCCTGACGTACAGTCCTCCACTCTGCGCTTATGCAGGGGGGGTTTCCATCATGGCGTCGATGCAGGTAAGAATACAATTGACAGCGGTCGCGTATTTATAATTTACCTGACCTTCGGCTGATGCCTCGCCTGCTCGTTTGTTGACCACTTAATTTGGGTATGCGCGTTTGTTCGAGGCAGCGGTGACATTAACGCCAAAGCGACGAGACGTGTCCCTAACTGCTCAGGGGTTAGCGCTCGCTCTCCTGCTAGCAATACAAGTAGCCATCATCACCAACAGCACCAAGCCGAGGGGCTAGCACAGACCCCAGCTTCCTGGATGTATACATCGCTGAGTGCCGATGTATTTATGCCGAGGGTAACTCAAGGGACTGGGGTGTTCTGAGTTGGTATCAATTCGTGTGTTTTCAACGAGTGCTAGCTGCTATTTGTCTGACGCTggcgttagctagctaacgagGCGGTGCGCAGATTGAGTAGTTCCAGTTTCCTCCTGAGCTGAACAGGTGTATCGCTTTCTCGGGACAGCTGTGTCGAattgtttcacatttaaaaaaacaaaaaacaacaacaacaacccgtAAATCCCAAACACATGAACCAATCCACCAATGAGATGGGTTTGCTGCTTATGTCCGACACAACCCGCTTGAGTTATGTATAAGATAAAGTGTTCATATCAGCCGGGGTGGAGTTGTACTGAATTTACAcctaatgttagcttagctgGACGTTAGCTACGTCGCGTCATTAAGCAACGTATCTCAAAATcgtagattatttttttttagctgcgGTTTGGTTATGTTATCCCTTAATACAACGAAGGAACAAGTAGGCATCGTTTTCTGTGTTTGCCGTTTTTGTTCATTATGTTGTGTACAAGTTGTGATGCTGCATTTACACGTTTGAATGTGCTAGAAAACCCAAACACATTCTCTCCAACAGAAAAGGCTACAAAAGGAATTATTAGCCCTGCAAAATGATCCACCCCCAGGAATGACCCTAAACGAGAAAAGTGTACAGAACACCATCACACagtaagtgttttttcttcttctgcttcttcttcttcttctttttctttacgATTTAATGCGGTTCATTTGTTCACAGTAAACACCTCACACCTACAGTGggcactggaaaaaaaaggttcgCCTGTTTGAGTGACACAAATCTAATGTGGGTTTTCAAAATGCCATGTCTCGTCATCACTGTGACGGGGCGGTGTGGTGAGCATGctttaaag
This is a stretch of genomic DNA from Acanthopagrus latus isolate v.2019 chromosome 19, fAcaLat1.1, whole genome shotgun sequence. It encodes these proteins:
- the eloca gene encoding elongin C paralog a, with product MDGEERTYGGCEGPDAMYVKLISSDGHEFIVKREHALTSGTIKAMLSGPGQFAENETNEVNFREIPSHVLSKVCMYFTYKVRYTNSSTEIPEFPIAPEIALELLMAANFLDC